The following proteins are co-located in the Agromyces laixinhei genome:
- a CDS encoding CaiB/BaiF CoA transferase family protein, translated as MTPGALDGVRVADFSRVLAGPYATMTLADFGADVVKIESPAGDDTRHWRPPVDASGQATYFGSVNRNKRSVALDLRDAAGLAEARRLAASADVVVENFRPGVMDRFGLSYDAVRASNPGVVYCSITGFGTGKGATLAGYDLLVQAVGGLMSITGATDGEPAKAGVALVDVLTGQNAVAGILLALRERDRTGLGQRVEVDLLHGLLSALTNQAASTLATGEPPRRLGNAHPSIAPYAVFHAADRELVIAVGNDKQFRALAASLGEPTFADDPRFTRNVDRVAHRAELTAVIEERVAAASAAHWVSRLGRVGVPAGLVNDVAEAIAFGEALGLEPVAEIDDGPRSSRTIASPIGLSATPAVYRSSPPALDEHAGANWHPSPLRGPQT; from the coding sequence ATGACCCCGGGAGCCTTGGACGGCGTGCGCGTCGCCGACTTCTCGCGGGTGCTCGCCGGCCCGTACGCCACGATGACGCTCGCCGACTTCGGCGCCGACGTCGTGAAGATCGAGTCGCCGGCCGGTGACGACACTCGGCACTGGCGCCCGCCGGTCGATGCGAGCGGGCAGGCCACCTACTTCGGCAGCGTCAACCGCAACAAGCGATCGGTCGCCCTCGACCTGCGGGATGCCGCGGGGCTCGCCGAGGCGCGGCGGCTCGCGGCATCCGCCGACGTCGTCGTCGAGAACTTCCGCCCCGGCGTGATGGATCGTTTCGGACTCTCCTACGACGCGGTGCGGGCGTCGAACCCGGGCGTCGTCTACTGCTCGATCACGGGCTTCGGCACGGGGAAGGGCGCAACGCTCGCCGGCTACGACCTGCTCGTGCAGGCGGTCGGCGGGCTCATGTCGATCACGGGCGCCACCGACGGCGAGCCCGCGAAGGCCGGCGTCGCCCTCGTCGACGTGCTCACCGGGCAGAACGCCGTCGCCGGCATCCTGCTCGCCCTTCGCGAGCGAGACCGCACGGGGCTCGGCCAGCGCGTCGAGGTCGACCTCCTGCACGGCCTGCTCTCGGCACTCACGAACCAGGCCGCGTCGACGCTCGCCACCGGAGAGCCGCCGCGCCGCCTCGGCAACGCGCACCCGAGCATCGCTCCCTACGCCGTCTTCCACGCGGCCGACCGCGAACTCGTGATCGCCGTCGGCAACGACAAGCAGTTCCGAGCGCTCGCCGCGTCACTCGGCGAGCCAACCTTCGCCGACGATCCGCGGTTCACTCGCAACGTCGACCGGGTCGCGCACCGTGCCGAACTCACGGCGGTGATCGAGGAGCGGGTCGCCGCGGCATCCGCTGCGCACTGGGTCTCACGGCTGGGCAGGGTCGGCGTGCCCGCCGGACTCGTGAACGACGTGGCCGAGGCGATCGCGTTCGGCGAGGCGCTCGGTCTCGAGCCCGTCGCCGAGATCGACGACGGTCCGCGTTCGAGTCGCACGATAGCCAGCCCGATCGGCCTCTCGGCGACGCCCGCCGTCTACCGCAGCTCACCGCCCGCGCTCGACGAGCACGCCGGCGCCAACTGGCATCCTTCCCCCTTGAGAGGACCGCAGACATGA
- the treF gene encoding alpha,alpha-trehalase TreF, translating into MELPRVAAARREAHLAAVAAADTLTPADRYQELFVAVQMERVFDDGKTFVDAVPRGRPLDILEQYRADVRREGFDLGAFVAKHFAPPAAASSEYIAAPGRSLAEHIDDLWPVLTREPTSHPPASSVLALPEPYVVPGGRFREIYYWDSYFTMLGLAESGRFDLVRSMVEDFAFLIDTYGHVPNGNRTYYLGRSQPPVFVLMVELLAEHGIGETAEFLPQLMLEHRWWTEGSDRLRPGEVRNHCVRLEDGSLLNRYWDRSDAPREEMYLADVLTAQGSRRPSHEVYRELRACAASGWDFSSRWCADPSDLSSIRTTKIVPVDLNGLLLQLEAVIARQSDAAGDHGTAQHYRTLAEHRRTAIDRWLWNDDAGAYLDFDWELAAPREPLTTATVMPLFVGAASPMQADRVAVALRDRLLRPGGIGTSEHESGEQWDKPNGWAPLQCLAIAGLRRYGHTDFANEITERWLQTVGALYRRETKLVEKYTLVPDPDQTFGGGGGEYPLQDGFGWTNGVTRHLLRGRTVDG; encoded by the coding sequence GTGGAACTCCCCCGTGTTGCGGCAGCGCGCCGCGAGGCCCATCTCGCGGCGGTCGCGGCGGCCGATACGCTCACGCCCGCCGACCGCTATCAAGAGCTCTTCGTCGCCGTGCAGATGGAACGTGTCTTCGACGACGGCAAGACCTTCGTGGATGCCGTACCTCGCGGCCGCCCGCTCGACATCCTCGAGCAGTACCGTGCCGACGTCCGACGCGAGGGGTTCGACCTCGGGGCGTTCGTCGCGAAGCACTTCGCCCCTCCTGCCGCTGCGTCGAGCGAGTACATCGCCGCGCCCGGGAGGTCGCTCGCGGAACATATCGACGATCTCTGGCCGGTGCTCACGAGGGAGCCGACGTCGCATCCGCCGGCGAGTTCGGTGCTGGCACTGCCCGAGCCGTACGTCGTGCCCGGCGGCCGGTTCCGCGAGATCTACTACTGGGACTCGTACTTCACCATGCTCGGGCTCGCCGAGAGCGGCCGCTTCGACCTCGTGCGTTCGATGGTGGAGGACTTCGCGTTCCTGATCGACACCTACGGTCACGTGCCGAACGGCAACCGAACGTACTACCTCGGCCGCTCCCAACCGCCGGTGTTCGTGCTGATGGTCGAACTCCTCGCCGAGCACGGCATCGGCGAGACGGCGGAGTTCCTTCCGCAGCTGATGCTCGAACACCGCTGGTGGACCGAGGGCTCCGACCGGCTTCGACCCGGCGAGGTGCGCAACCACTGCGTGCGCCTCGAAGACGGCAGCCTGCTCAACCGGTACTGGGATCGCAGCGACGCCCCGCGTGAGGAGATGTACCTGGCCGACGTGCTCACAGCGCAGGGGTCGAGACGGCCGAGCCACGAGGTCTACCGAGAACTTCGCGCCTGTGCAGCCTCGGGCTGGGACTTCTCCTCGCGCTGGTGCGCCGACCCGAGCGACCTCTCGAGCATCCGCACCACGAAGATCGTGCCGGTCGATCTCAACGGCCTGCTGCTGCAGCTCGAGGCCGTGATCGCACGGCAGAGCGACGCGGCGGGCGATCATGGCACGGCGCAGCACTACCGCACGCTCGCCGAGCACCGTCGCACGGCGATCGACCGCTGGTTGTGGAATGACGACGCGGGCGCCTATCTCGACTTCGACTGGGAGCTGGCCGCCCCGCGTGAGCCGCTGACGACGGCCACGGTCATGCCGCTCTTCGTGGGTGCGGCAAGCCCCATGCAGGCCGATCGCGTCGCCGTTGCGCTGCGCGATCGCCTGCTCCGCCCGGGCGGCATCGGCACCAGCGAACACGAGAGCGGCGAGCAGTGGGACAAGCCGAACGGATGGGCCCCGTTGCAGTGCCTCGCGATCGCGGGCCTGCGACGATACGGGCACACCGACTTCGCGAACGAGATCACCGAGCGATGGCTGCAGACGGTGGGCGCGCTCTACCGCCGCGAGACGAAGCTCGTCGAGAAGTACACGCTCGTGCCCGACCCCGACCAGACCTTCGGCGGCGGCGGCGGCGAGTACCCGCTGCAAGACGGCTTCGGCTGGACCAACGGCGTGACGCGCCATCTGCTGCGCGGTCGTACGGTAGACGGATGA
- a CDS encoding amino acid ABC transporter permease, with amino-acid sequence MSGWQLFLDSFWPIVWGGLSGTIPLALASFAIGLVLALGVALMRLSKNRVVSGIARFYISVIRGTPLLVQLFVIFYGLPSLGLVIDPWPSAIIAFSLNVGGYGAEVIRAAILSVPKGQWEAGYTIGMSSTTTLRRVILPQAARVSVPPLSNTFISLVKDTSLASLILVTELFRVSQQIAAFSQEFMLLYLEAALIYWLFCLVLSSGQGLLEKRLDRHVAH; translated from the coding sequence ATGAGCGGCTGGCAGCTGTTCCTCGATTCCTTCTGGCCGATCGTCTGGGGCGGGCTGAGCGGCACCATTCCGCTCGCGCTCGCCTCATTCGCGATCGGTCTCGTGCTCGCGCTCGGCGTCGCGCTCATGCGGCTCTCGAAGAACCGGGTGGTCTCGGGCATCGCCCGGTTCTACATCTCGGTGATCCGCGGCACGCCGCTGCTCGTGCAGCTCTTCGTCATCTTCTACGGCCTGCCGTCGCTCGGCCTCGTCATCGACCCGTGGCCGAGCGCGATCATCGCGTTCTCGCTCAACGTCGGCGGCTACGGTGCCGAGGTGATCCGCGCGGCGATCCTCTCGGTGCCGAAGGGGCAGTGGGAGGCCGGGTACACGATCGGCATGTCGAGCACAACGACGTTGCGCCGGGTCATCCTGCCGCAGGCGGCTCGCGTCTCGGTGCCGCCGCTCTCGAACACGTTCATCTCCCTGGTGAAGGACACGTCGCTCGCCTCGCTCATTCTCGTGACCGAGCTGTTCCGGGTCTCGCAGCAGATCGCCGCATTCAGCCAGGAGTTCATGCTGCTCTACCTCGAGGCCGCGCTCATCTACTGGCTCTTCTGCCTCGTGCTCTCGAGCGGGCAGGGCCTTCTCGAGAAGAGATTGGACCGTCATGTCGCACACTGA
- a CDS encoding NAD-dependent succinate-semialdehyde dehydrogenase, translated as MSYAVVNPATGETIKTYPTITDADLQAAIASADETHRGWSRSSTVAERAALIRRVSELHTERRRELAEIIVREMGKTIEQAYAEADFAADIYGYYADHAADFLKDEPVPLLAGEGSAVIRRSSLGVLVGVMPWNFPYYQVARFAGPNIIIGNTILLKHAEQCPESAAAIERIFLDAGFPEGAYVNLYATHDQIATVIADPRVQGVSLTGSERAGAAVAEVAGRHLKKVVLELGGSDPFILLSTDDLDGAAQAAVDARLDNNGQSCNAAKRFIVADEYYEPFLEKFTAKLAEVETGDPTSAETLLGPLSSLKAAEGLDEQVKRAVEHGATLVHGGARDGAFFQTTVLTDISPENPASKEEFFGPVAQVYRASDEADALRIANDIPFGLGSYVYTTDAEQAMRVADQIEAGMVFVNGVLMDGAELPFGGVKRSGTGREMGRLGADEFVNKKLIRVG; from the coding sequence ATGAGCTACGCAGTGGTCAACCCGGCGACCGGGGAGACGATCAAGACATACCCGACGATCACCGACGCCGATCTGCAGGCGGCCATCGCCTCGGCCGACGAGACGCATCGCGGCTGGTCGCGTTCGTCCACCGTCGCCGAACGGGCCGCTCTCATCCGCCGCGTGAGTGAGCTGCACACCGAGCGCCGCCGGGAGCTCGCCGAGATCATCGTGCGCGAGATGGGCAAGACCATCGAGCAGGCCTACGCCGAGGCCGACTTCGCAGCCGACATCTACGGCTATTACGCGGATCACGCGGCCGACTTCCTGAAGGACGAGCCGGTGCCGCTGCTCGCGGGCGAGGGCTCGGCGGTCATCCGTCGCTCGTCGCTCGGCGTGCTGGTCGGGGTCATGCCGTGGAACTTCCCGTACTACCAGGTCGCCCGCTTCGCAGGCCCCAACATCATCATCGGCAACACGATCCTCCTGAAGCACGCCGAGCAGTGCCCCGAGTCGGCGGCCGCGATCGAGCGCATCTTCCTCGACGCCGGCTTCCCCGAGGGTGCCTACGTCAACCTCTACGCCACGCACGACCAGATCGCGACCGTCATCGCAGACCCGCGCGTGCAGGGCGTCTCGCTCACCGGCTCCGAGCGCGCCGGCGCCGCGGTCGCCGAGGTCGCCGGTCGCCACCTCAAGAAGGTCGTGCTCGAACTCGGCGGCTCCGACCCCTTCATCCTGCTGTCGACCGACGACCTCGACGGCGCGGCGCAGGCCGCAGTCGATGCGCGCCTCGACAACAACGGCCAGTCGTGCAATGCGGCCAAGCGCTTCATCGTGGCCGACGAGTACTACGAGCCCTTCCTCGAGAAGTTCACGGCGAAGCTCGCCGAGGTCGAGACCGGCGACCCGACGTCGGCAGAGACGCTGCTCGGCCCGCTGTCGTCGTTGAAGGCGGCCGAGGGACTCGACGAGCAGGTCAAGCGTGCGGTCGAGCACGGGGCGACCCTCGTGCACGGCGGCGCTCGCGACGGCGCGTTCTTCCAGACCACCGTGCTCACCGACATCTCGCCCGAGAATCCCGCGTCGAAGGAGGAGTTCTTCGGCCCGGTGGCGCAGGTCTACCGCGCGAGCGACGAGGCCGACGCCCTTCGCATCGCCAACGACATCCCGTTCGGACTCGGCTCCTACGTCTACACGACCGACGCCGAACAGGCCATGCGCGTGGCCGACCAGATCGAAGCCGGCATGGTCTTCGTGAACGGCGTGCTCATGGATGGCGCCGAGCTGCCCTTCGGCGGCGTCAAGCGGTCGGGCACGGGCCGCGAGATGGGCCGTCTGGGCGCCGACGAGTTCGTGAACAAGAAGCTGATCCGCGTCGGCTGA
- a CDS encoding amino acid ABC transporter substrate-binding protein translates to MSRAPRVRTLLGLAAASAAVVALAACSSGEPASGDAATGDEYGLVKAGTLTVATEGTYRPFSFHEDGSGDLAGYDVEVAEAVADKLGLEVEFQETQWDAIFAGLDAGRFDVIANQVSINPEREESYLFSTPYTVSPSVVVVNDGDTSISSFDDLQGKTTAQSLTSNFYELAVDAGANVEAVEGWAQAVALLEQGRVDATVNDRLTYLDYVKQTPGAKLAVVAETDPSESALTFTEDKADLVKAVDAALAELGAEGVLAELGEKYFGEDVSE, encoded by the coding sequence ATGTCTCGCGCACCCCGCGTTCGCACCCTGCTCGGCCTGGCCGCCGCATCCGCAGCCGTCGTCGCCCTCGCCGCCTGCTCGAGCGGCGAGCCCGCGTCCGGCGATGCAGCGACCGGCGACGAGTACGGGCTCGTGAAGGCGGGAACGCTCACCGTCGCGACCGAGGGCACCTACCGCCCGTTCAGCTTCCACGAAGACGGCTCGGGCGACCTCGCAGGCTACGACGTCGAGGTTGCCGAAGCAGTCGCCGACAAGCTCGGCCTCGAGGTCGAGTTCCAGGAGACCCAGTGGGACGCGATCTTCGCGGGCCTCGATGCGGGCCGGTTCGACGTCATCGCGAACCAGGTGTCGATCAACCCCGAACGCGAAGAGAGCTACCTCTTCTCGACGCCCTACACGGTGTCGCCGAGCGTCGTCGTGGTGAACGACGGCGACACCTCGATCTCGAGCTTCGACGATCTGCAGGGCAAGACGACCGCCCAGTCGCTCACCAGCAACTTCTACGAGCTCGCCGTCGACGCCGGCGCGAACGTCGAGGCCGTCGAGGGCTGGGCGCAGGCCGTCGCACTCCTCGAGCAGGGCCGCGTCGATGCGACCGTGAACGACCGCCTCACCTACCTCGACTACGTGAAGCAGACTCCGGGAGCGAAGCTCGCCGTGGTGGCCGAGACCGACCCGAGCGAGAGTGCGCTGACGTTCACCGAAGACAAGGCCGACCTCGTGAAGGCCGTCGACGCCGCCCTCGCCGAGCTCGGCGCAGAGGGCGTTCTCGCCGAACTGGGCGAGAAGTACTTCGGCGAAGACGTCTCCGAATAG
- a CDS encoding sensor histidine kinase, protein MITAVAAIGPLSVVGVAITAPSWWEGVIAATGYLLTLGILREWSLEGYPRRAMFALTFTGVVWACGALTLTSPVSFVPFSLVGAVLLARTRARKRWLIAFALGVAAIGVCALIFHPVTWKLAFVWVLVPALGTIFIAGVILLSENIWLLVRRLERARETEAELAVANERIRFAGDLHDIQGHTLHVIKLKAAVAEKLLRTEPARSEAELAEIRRLTDETITATKDLVYAHHQLNLLAEVENAKRLCEAAGITVRAQIEVGSTASNPLLAHTLREATTNLLRHARPSFVSIRATPTTVSVTNDGVDTDPRSLSGLARLRERLEHTGGLLTIESSPPTFTIQARTDLDLPARPPACPPEDAQ, encoded by the coding sequence ATGATCACCGCGGTAGCGGCCATCGGACCGCTCAGCGTCGTCGGTGTGGCCATCACGGCCCCGTCATGGTGGGAAGGCGTCATCGCCGCGACGGGATACCTGCTGACTCTCGGGATTCTCCGAGAATGGAGCCTGGAGGGATACCCCCGCCGCGCGATGTTCGCGCTGACGTTCACTGGTGTCGTGTGGGCGTGCGGAGCCCTTACCCTCACCAGCCCAGTCAGCTTCGTGCCCTTCTCGCTCGTCGGCGCGGTGCTGCTGGCTCGAACACGAGCGCGCAAGCGCTGGCTCATCGCCTTCGCCCTCGGGGTGGCTGCCATCGGCGTATGCGCGCTGATCTTCCACCCTGTGACCTGGAAGCTCGCGTTCGTATGGGTGCTGGTCCCTGCCCTCGGAACGATCTTCATTGCGGGGGTGATTCTCCTCAGCGAGAACATCTGGCTCCTCGTCCGGCGCCTCGAGCGCGCCCGCGAAACCGAAGCGGAACTCGCCGTCGCCAACGAGCGCATCCGCTTCGCCGGCGATCTGCACGACATCCAGGGCCACACTCTGCACGTCATAAAGCTGAAGGCCGCCGTCGCCGAAAAACTGCTGCGCACCGAGCCGGCGCGGTCGGAGGCCGAGCTCGCTGAGATCCGGCGGCTGACCGATGAGACGATCACGGCGACCAAAGATCTCGTCTACGCCCATCACCAACTGAACCTGCTCGCAGAAGTGGAGAATGCGAAGCGGCTCTGTGAAGCCGCCGGGATCACCGTCCGCGCACAGATCGAGGTCGGCAGCACCGCCAGCAACCCCTTGCTCGCTCACACTCTGCGAGAGGCGACGACCAACCTCCTCCGGCATGCCCGCCCCAGTTTCGTGTCGATTCGAGCGACACCCACGACAGTTTCCGTCACGAACGACGGCGTCGACACCGATCCTCGATCCCTCAGCGGGCTCGCCCGCCTTCGCGAACGACTCGAGCACACCGGCGGACTGCTCACCATCGAGAGCTCGCCACCGACGTTCACGATCCAGGCCCGCACTGACCTCGACCTGCCCGCCCGCCCGCCCGCCTGCCCGCCTGAGGATGCGCAATGA
- a CDS encoding acyl-CoA dehydrogenase family protein translates to MTHAPMIDAVFDLDALLSAEEREWQQRARAFAQERILPVIEADFEAKHFRLELVKQLGDAGFLGMHLQGYGCAGAGAVSYGLACLELEAADSGWRTFVSVQGSLAMSAIHKYGSEEQKQQWLPGMVAGDLVGCFALTEPQGGSDPAAMTTTARRDGDGWVLDGAKRWIGLASLADVAVVWAKIDDPSFGGGDGGRAVRGFLVPTSTPGFTATPIDGKLSMRASVQCDVSLDGVRVDGDAILPGARGLSGPFECLNEARYGIVWGAMGAARACLDAAISRSTSREVFGKPIGANQLIQAKLADMFVEVEKGILLALHLGRLKERGALTAPQISAGKLNSVREALAIAHEARAILAGDGITNEWPVMRHAANLESVRTYEGTDEIHQLILGRALTGLNAF, encoded by the coding sequence ATGACCCACGCCCCCATGATCGACGCCGTGTTCGACCTCGACGCCCTGCTCAGCGCCGAGGAGCGCGAGTGGCAGCAGCGGGCTCGCGCGTTCGCACAGGAGCGCATCCTCCCGGTGATCGAGGCGGACTTCGAGGCGAAGCACTTCCGCCTCGAGCTGGTGAAGCAACTCGGCGACGCGGGATTCCTCGGCATGCACCTGCAGGGGTACGGATGCGCCGGCGCGGGCGCCGTCTCGTACGGCCTCGCGTGCCTCGAGCTCGAGGCGGCCGACAGCGGCTGGCGCACCTTCGTGTCGGTGCAGGGCTCGCTCGCCATGAGCGCCATCCACAAGTACGGTTCCGAAGAGCAGAAACAGCAGTGGCTGCCGGGCATGGTCGCCGGCGACCTCGTCGGATGCTTCGCGCTCACCGAGCCGCAGGGCGGCTCCGACCCCGCGGCCATGACGACGACCGCACGCCGCGACGGCGACGGCTGGGTGCTCGACGGCGCCAAGCGGTGGATCGGGCTCGCCTCGCTCGCCGACGTCGCCGTCGTGTGGGCGAAGATCGACGACCCGTCGTTCGGCGGGGGCGACGGCGGCCGCGCGGTGCGCGGATTCCTCGTGCCGACGTCGACCCCGGGCTTCACGGCGACGCCGATCGACGGCAAGCTCTCGATGCGCGCCTCGGTGCAGTGCGACGTCTCACTCGACGGCGTGCGGGTCGACGGCGACGCGATCCTGCCTGGTGCGAGGGGACTCTCGGGGCCGTTCGAGTGCCTGAACGAGGCGCGCTACGGCATCGTGTGGGGTGCCATGGGCGCCGCGCGCGCGTGCCTCGATGCCGCGATCTCGCGCTCGACCTCCCGCGAGGTGTTCGGCAAGCCGATCGGTGCGAACCAGCTCATCCAGGCGAAGCTCGCCGACATGTTCGTCGAGGTCGAGAAGGGCATCCTCCTCGCCCTGCACCTCGGGCGCCTCAAGGAGCGCGGCGCCCTCACCGCCCCACAGATCTCCGCCGGCAAGCTCAACAGCGTGCGCGAGGCGCTCGCGATCGCGCACGAGGCCAGGGCGATCCTCGCCGGAGACGGCATCACGAACGAGTGGCCGGTCATGCGGCACGCCGCGAACCTCGAGTCGGTACGCACCTACGAGGGTACCGACGAGATCCACCAGCTGATCCTCGGACGCGCGCTCACGGGGCTGAACGCGTTCTGA
- a CDS encoding iron chaperone, with amino-acid sequence MGEMSEYIAGLEAPERDLVERMRAQAMSLVPEAVEGRSYGMPALRYRESPLVSVMSAKDHIGLYPFSPEVVSAVSGELDGYSWAKGTIRFTAEHPLPDSLVERIILLRRDEIDAAKAR; translated from the coding sequence ATGGGCGAGATGAGCGAGTACATCGCCGGGCTCGAGGCACCAGAGCGCGACCTCGTCGAACGCATGCGAGCTCAGGCGATGTCGCTGGTGCCCGAGGCCGTCGAGGGGAGGAGCTACGGAATGCCGGCGCTCCGATATCGTGAGTCTCCGCTCGTCAGCGTCATGTCGGCGAAGGACCACATCGGCCTGTACCCGTTCAGTCCCGAGGTGGTGAGCGCGGTATCGGGCGAACTCGACGGGTACTCCTGGGCGAAGGGCACCATCCGGTTCACCGCCGAGCATCCGTTGCCCGATTCGCTCGTGGAGCGAATCATCCTGCTGCGCCGCGACGAGATCGACGCGGCGAAGGCGCGCTGA
- a CDS encoding response regulator transcription factor has product MTSAGRVRIILVDDEHLLRTALATLLPLDGTVEVIAQADDGADAVTAVLAHRPDVLVIDLEMPGVDGLEATATILDRHPGQRVLMLTRHARPGVLRRALKLGVLGFISKSSDPDDIVHAIHQVHAGKRWIAHDVLEASMTDDSPLTEREADALRETRNGYAVKDIARRLYLSSGTVRNYLSNAMRKTNTNTRHDAARVANDRGWL; this is encoded by the coding sequence ATGACTTCGGCTGGCCGCGTCCGGATCATCCTCGTCGACGACGAGCATCTGCTGCGAACGGCCCTCGCCACCCTTCTCCCCCTCGACGGCACCGTGGAAGTCATAGCGCAAGCCGACGACGGCGCGGACGCCGTCACCGCCGTCCTCGCCCACCGCCCAGACGTGCTCGTCATCGACCTCGAGATGCCCGGCGTCGACGGGCTCGAAGCCACGGCAACCATTCTCGATCGACATCCCGGCCAGCGCGTACTCATGCTGACCCGACACGCACGACCCGGTGTCCTGCGCCGCGCCCTCAAGCTCGGAGTCCTCGGATTCATCAGCAAGTCCTCCGACCCCGATGACATCGTCCACGCCATCCACCAGGTCCACGCCGGCAAGAGATGGATAGCCCACGACGTCCTCGAAGCATCGATGACCGACGACTCTCCACTCACCGAACGCGAGGCCGATGCACTCCGAGAAACCCGCAACGGCTACGCCGTCAAAGACATCGCCCGTCGCCTGTACCTCTCATCCGGCACCGTCCGCAACTACCTCTCCAACGCCATGAGAAAGACCAACACCAATACCCGCCACGACGCCGCACGCGTAGCCAACGACCGCGGCTGGCTCTGA
- a CDS encoding amino acid ABC transporter ATP-binding protein: MSHTDPLSPAAAPDDSVLLAARGIRKSFGDNEVLRSIDLEVRRGEVVVLIGPSGSGKTTVLRSLNGLETPSAGTIDFAGGPVIDFASGVSKAERLALRDRSAMVFQQHNLFPHMTVIENVIEGPLRVQRVPKARAVAEASALLDRVGLAEKRDAYPFELSGGQQQRVGIVRALALKPQLLLFDEPTSALDPELVGEVLQVIKELADEGWTMVVVTHELSFARQAADEVLFMDDGVVVERGAPGEIFTNPTHERTRRFLDRILRPLD; the protein is encoded by the coding sequence ATGTCGCACACTGATCCGCTCAGCCCCGCCGCGGCGCCCGACGACTCGGTGCTGCTCGCGGCACGAGGCATCCGCAAGTCGTTCGGCGACAACGAGGTGCTGCGCTCGATCGACCTCGAGGTGCGGCGCGGCGAGGTCGTCGTGCTCATCGGGCCGAGCGGCTCGGGCAAGACGACCGTGCTGCGTTCGCTGAACGGGCTCGAGACGCCGAGCGCCGGCACCATCGACTTCGCCGGAGGCCCCGTCATCGACTTCGCCTCGGGCGTCTCGAAGGCCGAGCGCCTCGCCCTGCGCGATCGTTCGGCGATGGTCTTCCAGCAGCACAACCTGTTTCCGCACATGACGGTCATCGAGAACGTCATCGAGGGGCCGCTGCGCGTGCAGCGCGTACCCAAGGCGCGGGCGGTCGCCGAGGCATCCGCTCTGCTCGACCGGGTGGGACTCGCCGAGAAGCGCGACGCCTACCCGTTCGAGCTCTCGGGCGGGCAGCAGCAGCGCGTGGGCATCGTTCGTGCGCTCGCACTGAAGCCGCAACTGCTGCTCTTCGACGAGCCGACGAGTGCGCTCGACCCCGAACTCGTGGGGGAGGTGCTGCAGGTCATCAAGGAGCTCGCCGACGAGGGCTGGACGATGGTCGTCGTCACCCACGAGCTGAGCTTCGCGCGGCAGGCGGCCGATGAGGTGCTCTTCATGGACGACGGCGTCGTGGTCGAGCGCGGGGCGCCCGGCGAGATCTTCACGAACCCGACGCACGAACGCACCCGGCGATTCCTCGACCGGATCCTGCGCCCGCTCGACTGA
- a CDS encoding stage II sporulation protein M has protein sequence MSGDVLSLRKLAPTRLSGCMTSASTVLDDPARVPFWQRPFRLVGENRRAYLWLNIAAYGLVAVGFVVGFIFPELNTAQGDALEHDGTGDTVRGLVGIPPLFALVIFGVNVWRLSFLTILLPSFVIPFAGLATFGYWAVQTGITLAPVTAEKWVLFIPHSLTVLIELQAYVLLLLGVWLLGRAWLYPRTVGAPSRRRGYLRGLQRIGVLALPALVLLVIGAVWEAYSLRYLVHPLMQWILY, from the coding sequence TTGTCTGGTGATGTGTTGTCACTACGAAAGCTCGCACCGACACGGTTGAGTGGATGCATGACCTCAGCATCGACCGTCCTGGATGATCCCGCGCGGGTGCCGTTCTGGCAGCGCCCGTTTCGCCTCGTGGGCGAGAACAGGCGCGCCTACCTCTGGCTCAACATCGCCGCGTACGGGCTCGTTGCCGTCGGGTTCGTGGTCGGTTTCATCTTCCCCGAGCTCAATACCGCGCAGGGGGACGCTCTGGAGCACGACGGCACCGGCGATACCGTCCGGGGCCTGGTGGGAATCCCGCCGCTGTTCGCGCTGGTGATCTTCGGGGTCAATGTCTGGCGTCTCAGCTTCTTGACGATTCTGCTGCCCTCATTCGTCATCCCGTTCGCAGGTCTCGCCACGTTCGGCTACTGGGCGGTGCAGACCGGGATCACGCTCGCTCCCGTGACCGCGGAGAAGTGGGTGCTGTTCATCCCGCACTCGCTGACAGTTCTCATCGAGTTGCAAGCGTACGTGCTCTTGCTCCTCGGTGTATGGCTGCTCGGCCGGGCTTGGCTGTATCCCCGCACCGTCGGAGCACCGAGCCGCCGCCGCGGGTACCTGCGCGGGCTGCAACGTATCGGAGTACTTGCCCTTCCTGCGCTCGTTCTGCTCGTGATCGGAGCGGTGTGGGAGGCGTACTCGTTGCGGTACTTGGTCCACCCGCTCATGCAATGGATCCTGTATTGA